One region of Flavobacterium sp. GSB-24 genomic DNA includes:
- a CDS encoding OsmC family protein, translated as MEASQEFQVDLHWQENQKAILRAVIFNDAIEVASHSCLKKSDEAAWSAEHLFIASVESSYMTGFFSAAKHKGLTFKSYAITARASILISDEFSEITDIVIRPVVVITERDKINRALKILSICRDHSVVLKALKVRLHIFPSVIIS; from the coding sequence ATGGAAGCTTCACAGGAATTTCAGGTAGATTTGCATTGGCAGGAAAATCAAAAGGCAATCTTAAGAGCTGTTATATTTAATGATGCTATAGAAGTGGCTTCGCATTCTTGTTTAAAAAAATCAGATGAAGCCGCTTGGTCGGCAGAACATTTATTTATTGCTTCTGTAGAAAGTTCTTATATGACAGGATTTTTTAGTGCTGCAAAACATAAAGGCCTTACATTTAAAAGTTATGCAATTACAGCCCGAGCATCTATACTCATCTCTGATGAATTTTCAGAGATAACAGATATTGTGATTAGACCAGTAGTTGTGATCACGGAAAGAGATAAGATTAATAGAGCTTTGAAAATATTGTCAATCTGCAGGGATCACAGTGTAGTTTTAAAGGCTCTAAAAGTGAGGCTGCATATATTTCCTTCAGTTATAATATCTTAA
- a CDS encoding cation-translocating P-type ATPase produces the protein MNTNERELKGLSFNEATDLRKKFGTNTYNHKKENRFLDFFKSIFGEPMVLLLLIASGIYFINRQYSDAVFLSASILLIVAISLYQEKRSQNALAKLQEFTQPLCKVIREGQRQNIKTQDIVVGDFVIVEEGGLVPADGIILRSNDFSVNESILTGESMAVFKDSEKEDNKVFSGTNVASGLAIVKITEIGNQTRLGKIGSSLEAIAEEKTPLELQIGNFVKKMVFAGALVFILVWSINYSKIGNVLESLLMALTLAMSILPEEIPVAFTTFMALGARRLMKMGIVVKQMKTVETLGSATVICTDKTGTITQNKMELAKLYLPSGSEVNADTFTQLKETEELVTTAMWASEPIAFDPMETALHNSYKKFTDKDRRASFKMIHEYPLSGKPPMMTHIFEDESANRIIAAKGAPEAILEVCHLTAEEKERVTAGMNKLTEKGYRVLGVAAGNMAGNMAGNNYPETQQEIPFAFKGLAAFYDPPKENINEVLQSFYKAGIAVKIITGDNAKTTNAIAQQIGFKGGDKSITGDELMRLSDAELQSKVMDINIFSRMFPDAKLRIVNALKANGQIVAMTGDGVNDGPSLKAAHIGIAMGKKGTSIAKDAASLILAEDDLSKMVDAVAMGRKIYTNLKKAIQYIISIHIPIILIVFLPLALGWIYANIFSPLHVILLELIMGPTCSIIYENEPAEADTMQRGPRSLTATFFNAKELVVSILQGIAITLGLLFIYQWCIHNQGDEDRTRSMVFLTLITANIVLTLVNRSFYYSIWVTLLYKNKLVAVIISITVLLAIVLFAVPFLRSLFSFELITFYQLVLCFLVGSVSVLWFEGIKYLRRNK, from the coding sequence ATGAATACTAACGAAAGGGAATTAAAAGGATTAAGTTTTAACGAGGCAACTGATTTAAGGAAAAAATTTGGAACCAATACTTATAATCATAAAAAAGAGAACAGGTTTTTAGATTTTTTTAAAAGTATATTCGGAGAACCAATGGTTCTTTTATTGTTAATTGCTTCAGGTATTTATTTTATCAATAGGCAATATAGTGATGCTGTATTTCTTTCAGCTTCAATTTTATTAATTGTTGCCATTTCACTGTATCAGGAAAAAAGAAGCCAGAATGCTCTGGCAAAGCTTCAGGAATTTACACAGCCTTTATGTAAAGTGATTAGAGAAGGGCAGCGGCAAAATATCAAAACACAGGATATTGTGGTGGGAGATTTTGTAATTGTTGAAGAAGGCGGTTTGGTGCCGGCTGACGGAATTATTTTGAGATCTAATGATTTTTCTGTAAATGAATCAATACTGACAGGTGAATCTATGGCTGTTTTTAAGGATTCGGAAAAGGAAGATAATAAGGTTTTTTCAGGAACCAATGTGGCCAGTGGTCTTGCAATAGTAAAAATAACAGAAATAGGAAACCAGACAAGACTGGGTAAAATAGGGAGCAGTTTGGAAGCTATTGCCGAAGAAAAAACACCATTGGAGCTTCAGATTGGAAATTTTGTAAAAAAAATGGTTTTTGCAGGGGCACTAGTTTTTATTTTGGTATGGAGTATTAATTATTCCAAAATAGGCAATGTTTTAGAAAGTCTTTTGATGGCACTAACTCTGGCTATGAGTATCTTGCCAGAAGAAATTCCGGTTGCTTTTACGACATTCATGGCATTAGGAGCCCGCAGACTTATGAAAATGGGTATTGTTGTCAAACAAATGAAAACGGTCGAAACCTTAGGCAGTGCCACAGTAATATGTACCGATAAGACTGGTACCATTACGCAGAATAAAATGGAACTAGCCAAACTTTATCTGCCTTCAGGTTCAGAAGTTAATGCTGATACTTTTACGCAATTAAAAGAAACAGAAGAACTGGTTACCACTGCCATGTGGGCAAGCGAACCCATCGCTTTTGATCCTATGGAAACAGCGCTTCACAACAGTTATAAAAAATTTACCGACAAGGATAGGAGAGCTAGTTTTAAAATGATTCATGAATATCCTTTATCAGGCAAACCGCCTATGATGACCCATATTTTTGAAGATGAATCTGCCAATCGAATTATTGCGGCAAAAGGAGCGCCAGAAGCCATATTAGAAGTGTGCCATCTTACAGCTGAAGAAAAAGAAAGGGTAACGGCTGGGATGAATAAACTGACCGAGAAAGGTTATAGAGTGCTTGGGGTTGCGGCGGGAAATATGGCGGGAAATATGGCGGGAAATAATTATCCGGAAACACAGCAGGAAATTCCATTTGCATTTAAAGGTTTAGCTGCTTTTTATGATCCTCCAAAAGAGAATATTAATGAGGTCCTGCAATCATTTTATAAAGCTGGCATAGCAGTAAAAATTATTACAGGAGACAATGCAAAAACCACTAATGCAATTGCACAGCAAATCGGTTTTAAAGGAGGGGATAAGTCTATTACGGGGGATGAACTTATGAGGTTGAGTGATGCTGAACTTCAAAGTAAGGTAATGGATATTAACATTTTTAGCAGAATGTTTCCCGATGCCAAACTGCGAATCGTAAATGCTCTGAAAGCAAACGGACAGATTGTTGCTATGACAGGAGACGGCGTAAATGACGGCCCTTCACTCAAGGCGGCTCATATAGGCATTGCAATGGGAAAAAAGGGAACTTCAATAGCAAAAGATGCCGCTTCGCTAATTCTGGCAGAAGATGACCTTTCTAAAATGGTTGATGCTGTTGCTATGGGAAGAAAAATCTATACAAATCTAAAAAAGGCAATTCAGTATATTATTTCCATACATATTCCTATAATCCTGATTGTATTTCTGCCGCTTGCGCTGGGATGGATTTATGCCAATATATTCAGTCCGCTTCATGTAATTCTGCTGGAACTTATCATGGGGCCAACCTGCTCTATAATTTATGAAAATGAACCTGCAGAAGCAGATACCATGCAGAGAGGGCCAAGGTCGTTAACCGCAACATTTTTTAATGCAAAAGAACTTGTTGTGAGTATTCTTCAGGGTATTGCTATAACTTTAGGTCTGCTGTTTATCTATCAATGGTGCATTCATAATCAGGGAGATGAAGACAGAACCCGAAGCATGGTTTTTCTCACTTTAATTACCGCTAACATCGTTCTCACTTTGGTCAATCGATCTTTTTATTATTCAATCTGGGTTACCCTGCTGTATAAAAACAAACTGGTTGCTGTGATAATAAGTATTACAGTACTTTTAGCGATAGTATTATTTGCCGTGCCTTTTCTGCGTTCTCTGTTTAGTTTTGAATTGATTACTTTCTACCAGCTGGTTCTATGTTTTTTAGTGGGTTCAGTATCTGTTTTATGGTTTGAAGGAATAAAATATCTTAGGAGAAATAAATGA
- a CDS encoding MBL fold metallo-hydrolase: MKIKFIGGSGTVTGSKTLIESNGVRILVDCGLFQGLKALRELNWEPLPILPASIDYVLLTHGHLDHCGWLPKLVAQGFTGKIYCTSPTEAVAKLVLLDSAKIQEEEADKANKEHYSKHEKAKPLYTVIQAENVIPFFKVVQPNLSIVVANDIAAVFSTAGHIIGACSITLTLEGKTLVFSGDIGRDDDVLMFPPTKPLLADYIFLESTYGNRLHPELDVKKELETYINSTIEQNGTVIIPGFAVERAQSIMYILWKLKTEGRIPNIPYILDTPMGTSVLDVFLENMQWHKLSANECHEMFKMFRIVSEFDQTMRIIEDPQPKVIIAASGMVTGGRVLSYFEKYIGLEKTTVIIVGYQAEGTRGRKLLDGADEIKIYGKYYPVQAKIVQIEGLSAHGDQEDLINWLSALKNNPKCIYLVHGENLPAEELRIKIQDKYGFKCTVPFMGSEIEI, encoded by the coding sequence ATGAAAATTAAATTTATAGGAGGCTCTGGAACTGTAACAGGCTCCAAAACACTGATAGAAAGCAATGGTGTTAGAATATTGGTTGACTGCGGACTCTTTCAGGGCCTTAAAGCTCTAAGGGAACTCAATTGGGAACCGCTGCCCATTTTACCCGCAAGTATAGATTATGTGCTTCTAACGCATGGCCATCTGGATCATTGCGGCTGGCTGCCAAAACTGGTCGCTCAGGGATTTACAGGAAAAATTTACTGCACGAGTCCAACCGAAGCAGTAGCTAAGCTGGTTCTTTTAGACAGCGCTAAAATTCAGGAAGAAGAAGCTGATAAAGCCAACAAAGAACATTATTCTAAACATGAAAAAGCAAAACCTCTGTATACTGTAATTCAGGCAGAAAATGTTATTCCCTTTTTTAAAGTAGTACAGCCCAATCTATCAATTGTTGTGGCAAATGATATTGCTGCCGTTTTTTCGACTGCCGGACATATTATTGGAGCCTGCAGCATTACACTGACTCTTGAGGGGAAAACTTTAGTCTTTTCAGGCGATATTGGGCGGGATGATGACGTATTAATGTTTCCGCCAACAAAACCTTTATTGGCCGACTATATTTTTTTAGAAAGTACTTACGGCAATCGCCTGCATCCAGAGCTCGACGTAAAAAAAGAGCTGGAAACCTATATCAATAGTACTATCGAACAAAACGGAACCGTAATTATTCCAGGATTTGCTGTCGAGAGAGCGCAATCCATAATGTATATTTTATGGAAACTTAAAACAGAAGGAAGAATACCTAACATACCTTACATACTTGACACTCCTATGGGTACCAGCGTACTTGATGTTTTTCTGGAAAATATGCAGTGGCATAAACTGTCTGCAAATGAATGCCATGAAATGTTCAAAATGTTCAGAATTGTTTCTGAATTCGATCAGACCATGCGCATTATTGAAGATCCTCAGCCAAAAGTAATTATTGCCGCAAGCGGCATGGTTACTGGCGGCCGCGTGCTGTCTTATTTTGAAAAATATATAGGTCTTGAAAAAACCACTGTCATAATTGTGGGCTATCAGGCAGAAGGCACTCGCGGAAGAAAGCTTCTTGATGGAGCTGATGAAATTAAAATTTATGGTAAATATTATCCAGTACAAGCTAAAATTGTACAAATTGAAGGGCTGTCTGCACATGGCGATCAGGAAGATTTGATAAACTGGCTTTCTGCTCTTAAAAACAATCCAAAATGCATTTATTTAGTTCACGGAGAAAACCTTCCGGCAGAAGAACTAAGAATTAAAATCCAGGATAAATATGGATTTAAATGTACTGTTCCATTTATGGGAAGTGAAATAGAAATTTAA
- a CDS encoding ATP cone domain-containing protein yields the protein MKVIKHSGHIVPFDIEKLRLSLQKSGATPELIKESLAQIQSQMYEGITTKQIYKMAFAILKKASNGHAARYNLRSALQMLGPAGFFFEKFIARLYAAEGFKTRTNLTLQGKCVSHEVDVMLKKENLISMIECKFHSSREASSDVKVPMYILSRFNDLKVKTHTIFSNSETINSCIIVTNNRFTKDAESFANCSGINLLSWDYPKDNSIKSKIDKGGLYPITCLTTLSMVEKEKLLILDQLLVKDLINDSHSLHKIGVSENRVRNVLKEASQICKLI from the coding sequence ATGAAAGTAATTAAGCACTCAGGGCATATTGTTCCTTTCGACATAGAAAAATTAAGGCTTTCTCTTCAAAAATCGGGTGCTACCCCTGAACTCATTAAGGAATCGCTGGCTCAAATACAGAGCCAAATGTACGAGGGAATAACGACCAAACAGATATACAAAATGGCTTTTGCTATTCTAAAAAAAGCTTCGAATGGCCATGCAGCGCGCTACAATCTGCGTTCTGCCTTACAAATGCTTGGCCCGGCTGGTTTTTTCTTTGAAAAATTTATTGCACGATTATATGCAGCCGAAGGTTTTAAAACCAGAACCAACTTAACGCTGCAGGGAAAATGTGTCTCGCATGAAGTAGATGTAATGCTGAAAAAAGAGAATCTAATTTCGATGATTGAATGTAAATTTCACAGCAGCAGAGAAGCTTCTTCTGATGTAAAAGTTCCGATGTACATTCTTTCTCGTTTTAATGACCTTAAAGTGAAAACACATACTATTTTTTCTAACAGCGAAACTATTAATTCCTGTATTATAGTGACCAATAACCGCTTTACTAAAGATGCTGAAAGTTTTGCAAACTGCAGCGGCATAAACCTTTTAAGCTGGGACTATCCAAAAGATAACAGCATCAAAAGCAAAATTGATAAAGGAGGGCTCTATCCTATTACCTGCCTCACAACCTTATCTATGGTAGAAAAGGAAAAATTGCTGATTCTGGATCAGCTGCTTGTAAAAGATCTTATTAACGATTCTCATAGTCTTCATAAAATTGGAGTTAGCGAAAACCGAGTTCGAAATGTATTGAAAGAAGCTTCACAAATTTGTAAACTTATTTAA